From a single Paraburkholderia edwinii genomic region:
- a CDS encoding CvpA family protein has product MFTAFDYAVMAVIGLSALRGTWRGFLSEIFGLIGWIVAFLIACRFVGLVVPYMPEHWPGGALTQWLLAFAVIVIAVMLVAGVANALLSRLVQVSGLSGIDRSLGLMFGLVRGVILVLVLVALAGLTELPQQAFWRNALLRPYAEQGVRELKPLLPDAIAAYVHVGDAGAGANGSTAGNTAASGP; this is encoded by the coding sequence ATGTTCACCGCGTTCGACTACGCTGTTATGGCGGTGATCGGCCTGTCAGCGCTGCGCGGCACGTGGCGCGGCTTTCTGTCCGAGATCTTCGGGCTGATCGGCTGGATCGTGGCGTTTCTGATTGCGTGCCGGTTTGTCGGGCTGGTCGTGCCGTACATGCCCGAGCATTGGCCGGGCGGCGCGCTGACACAATGGCTGCTCGCATTTGCGGTCATCGTGATTGCGGTCATGCTGGTGGCGGGCGTGGCAAATGCCTTGCTCAGTCGCCTCGTGCAGGTATCGGGATTGAGCGGCATCGACCGCTCGCTCGGATTGATGTTCGGCCTCGTGCGCGGGGTCATTCTGGTGCTGGTTCTGGTCGCGCTTGCAGGACTGACCGAACTGCCCCAGCAGGCATTCTGGCGTAACGCGTTGCTGCGGCCGTATGCGGAGCAGGGCGTGCGAGAGTTGAAGCCGTTGCTTCCGGACGCCATTGCGGCGTACGTCCATGTGGGCGACGCGGGTGCCGGAGCAAACGGTAGCACTGCGGGCAACACCGCGGCCTCCGGCCCGTGA